One Deltaproteobacteria bacterium genomic window carries:
- a CDS encoding helix-turn-helix transcriptional regulator, producing MRCVKPIQQRLGERIRMLRKTRGWSQEKLAEKANHHWTYIAGLERGERNPTLRVLADIAKALDVPIRELLPE from the coding sequence CTGCGCTGTGTGAAGCCAATCCAACAGCGACTCGGAGAGCGCATTCGGATGTTGAGGAAGACCCGTGGGTGGAGCCAAGAGAAGCTGGCCGAGAAGGCCAATCACCACTGGACTTACATTGCCGGCCTGGAGCGCGGTGAGCGCAATCCCACACTCCGAGTCTTGGCCGACATTGCCAAGGCTCTCGATGTGCCGATTCGCGAGTTGCTCCCAGAGTAG
- the radC gene encoding DNA repair protein RadC produces MASKDASHQFSFPFENITPCVADFSALNGPATTIAHGGWPTGNTPPLPVELTDAQLLTQLFGPATSLVCEKLTTTYESFRHLAGATPDELAGYGLKPAGIQRLSAVFEIAKRYGEHEFKPGEPLRGSHDIYAHFREHLAAEVCEFFYAVLLDNKQRKLRDILVSKGSLTASIVHPRDVFAQVVRHSAAGAVFVHNHPSGDPTPSKEDIDITRRLREVGDLVGVRVLDHIVIGKGRYVSFVDDGYW; encoded by the coding sequence ATGGCCTCGAAGGACGCCAGCCATCAGTTCTCGTTTCCTTTCGAGAACATCACGCCGTGCGTGGCCGACTTCAGTGCGCTGAACGGGCCGGCGACGACCATCGCACACGGTGGCTGGCCAACCGGCAACACGCCGCCACTGCCGGTGGAGCTCACCGACGCGCAGCTTCTCACTCAGCTCTTCGGACCGGCTACGTCGCTCGTGTGTGAGAAACTGACGACGACCTATGAAAGCTTCCGGCATCTCGCCGGCGCAACGCCCGACGAGCTTGCTGGGTATGGTCTCAAGCCGGCAGGCATCCAGCGCCTCTCCGCTGTTTTCGAGATTGCGAAGCGCTACGGCGAGCACGAGTTCAAACCGGGAGAACCGCTCCGCGGCAGTCACGATATCTACGCCCACTTCCGCGAACATCTGGCGGCCGAGGTCTGCGAGTTCTTCTACGCCGTGCTGCTCGACAACAAACAGCGCAAGCTTCGCGACATCCTCGTGAGTAAGGGCTCACTCACCGCTTCGATCGTCCACCCGCGCGACGTCTTCGCCCAAGTGGTGCGCCACAGCGCTGCCGGCGCCGTTTTCGTTCACAACCACCCGAGCGGCGATCCGACGCCGAGCAAGGAAGACATCGACATCACCCGGCGCTTGCGTGAGGTCGGCGACTTGGTCGGTGTCCGAGTCCTCGACCACATCGTGATCGGCAAGGGCCGCTACGTGTCTTTCGTCGACGATGGATACTGGTGA
- a CDS encoding DUF2958 domain-containing protein: MSNDTGPPIDDLLEDEALARREAEAANVLVPEEIARKLPPLYSQEEQGENAIAVVKFFTPWTNWTWYASEYDREKRLCFGVVVGHEREFGYFSLEELEAIRGPGGLQIERDLYWKPKPLKECR, translated from the coding sequence ATGTCAAACGACACCGGCCCGCCTATCGACGATTTGCTGGAAGACGAGGCCCTGGCCCGCCGGGAGGCCGAAGCCGCTAACGTGCTCGTGCCGGAGGAGATCGCACGTAAACTCCCGCCCCTCTACAGCCAGGAGGAGCAAGGTGAGAACGCGATCGCCGTGGTGAAGTTCTTCACCCCATGGACGAACTGGACGTGGTACGCGTCCGAGTACGATCGGGAGAAGCGTCTCTGCTTCGGCGTCGTGGTTGGCCATGAACGCGAGTTCGGTTACTTCTCGCTTGAGGAACTAGAAGCGATCCGCGGCCCCGGAGGCCTGCAGATCGAGCGCGACCTCTACTGGAAGCCGAAGCCCTTGAAGGAATGCCGCTGA
- a CDS encoding type II toxin-antitoxin system RelE/ParE family toxin codes for MRRGVVSKSPQAQLDILDAALFIAEGDPLASDRFVDALTTTFDRLATFPLIGRARPELAPGLRSFPHRTYVIFYRPTPRGVHIVRVLHGARDLPPLLEDL; via the coding sequence ATGAGGCGCGGCGTTGTTTCCAAGAGTCCCCAGGCACAGCTCGACATTCTCGACGCCGCGCTCTTTATCGCCGAGGGTGACCCCCTCGCGTCTGATCGCTTCGTTGACGCCCTCACCACGACTTTCGACCGTCTCGCTACTTTTCCTCTGATCGGCCGAGCCCGTCCCGAACTCGCGCCCGGCCTCCGGAGTTTTCCGCACCGCACCTACGTGATCTTCTACCGACCAACTCCGCGCGGCGTTCACATCGTTCGTGTCCTTCACGGTGCCCGAGACCTTCCACCTCTGTTGGAGGATCTCTAG
- a CDS encoding type II toxin-antitoxin system ParD family antitoxin, translated as MNVSLTPELEKLVNRKVKTGRYQTASEVVRDALRALEERDQVAALRLHELRKDIQKGLKGKTTLFDPEETKREVRRRIAAAKA; from the coding sequence ATGAACGTATCTCTCACGCCCGAGCTGGAAAAGCTCGTCAACCGAAAGGTCAAGACCGGCCGCTACCAGACGGCCAGTGAAGTTGTGCGCGACGCGCTTCGCGCCCTCGAAGAACGCGACCAGGTGGCCGCCTTGCGCCTTCACGAACTTCGCAAGGACATCCAAAAGGGATTGAAGGGCAAGACCACGCTCTTCGATCCCGAGGAGACTAAGCGCGAAGTGCGTCGGAGAATCGCTGCCGCGAAAGCGTAA